In the Balaenoptera musculus isolate JJ_BM4_2016_0621 chromosome 20, mBalMus1.pri.v3, whole genome shotgun sequence genome, tttacatttgttttaagAACAAAATCGTGTTAGTCTCTCACAGGGAACACAGCATAACATGGTGGTTGAGAACTAGGAGCTGATGTTAGGACTCACCCACCCCTTACCAACCTCCTGAGcgttggtttccccatctgtaaaatggggatgacaatgATACATTGTTCTTGGGCTGgctgagaaaaggaaatgagttaTACATATAAGGGCACCACAGAGGACTGCAACAAACGGAAACACTGTTAGAAAAAAACAGACCCTGGCTGGTGAGTTGACTATTCCATTCAAAGCCTGATGTTCCCTTCTTGCTCATGATGTAGAATCATGTGGAAGCAAGTGTGGAGTCAGACCTTTGTTTTCCACCACAATCAGGAGAGCAGGGGTTCAGAAAACAGAACATCAGCTAGcagaaaaaatgcatttttcgTAGGTTTGGAATGGACCCTCAACTAGTCATCCTGGAGTCCTGGCTGGCAGGGCCCTTGGATGAGCGGGGAGGGTCCTTAGGCCTGGGTCCCTCCACCCATGTGCACTTGGATCTCATGGGCACAGTTACAGCCTGGCATCCTTCCATGGGATCCCAGGACAGTTTTTAGACCAGGGCTCTGCTGACATTTCTGAGCTTATGGTGACACCTTTTCAGGGCATTTAGACGATTAGAACTTTGCTGAGCTTGGAACAGGGAGGGATCAGACAGGGCCTTGGCCTCTGAACAATGTTCCTTTCCCTTTTGAATGTGCTAACACCCTTTAAGGTGCCTCCTTGCTTCTCAAACTATTAGGTTGATCGGCAAAGTAATAACAGTTTCCTCGCTTgttgggcaggggagggagaggaagttgAGAGGAGTGAAATTTTATCAGGTGGGGCTGGGCAGAAGGGAGCTGCAGCCTGACTTTTTGCAGTGCGTTTCCCCTCTGTGCTGCAACTCCTGACTTCAGTGCCAGGCACCCCTTCTCTCAAAGTTAGGGTGACCTTGTGATGATCATcccttttgagagtgaaaggcaGTGCTATTCATATTTATTCCAGAAGGCATGAACTGGGACTAGGGGCAGACTTGGGCATGTGGTCACCCTGACCCGGGAAAGGGCCCATCCAGCTGTGGCTTTGTCCTTGTGTCACCAGCCTCAGCCCTGACCGAGTAATGAAAGTCATTTAACTTGTGAGCCTCATTTacttctgtaaaataggaattaaaGTGTACCTATCCGACTTATTTTTTTAGGGTGATTATTGTCAGGGCCAAGGGAGATTATGTGCAGAGAACTCAGTGTGAAGAGCTGAGCAGAGGTCAAGGTTATTACTATTATGATTAACAGGTGGTTCCTGCATCGGTGGTGGGGAGGCTGCCACTACTCTGTCCACCTGGATCAGCTGGCCCTAATTTTATGGATATTTACGCATGTGGGGTGGCTTTTTAAGGAGCAAGATGGATCCCATCAGCCACTTGTGGAAACGCACACATGTCCATAGTTGCTTTCAGCGCTAGAGTTTGGCTGGGTTCCTAGAGGTAGTCGGGAGCCTCAAGACCACGTGGGAGCAGGTGGTGCcgtaacctctttttttttttttttttttaaaggtagggtgttttgtgtttttttttaatttttatttatttatttatttatggctgtgttgggtcttcgtttctgtgcaagggcttcctctagttgcggcaagcgggggccactcttcatcacggtgcgcgggcctctcactatcgcggcctctcctgttgcggagcacaggctccagatgcgcaggctcagcaattgtggctcacgggcccagttgctccgcggcatgtgggatcctcccagaccagggctcgaacccgcgtcccctgcattggcaggcagactcccaaccactgcgccaccagggaagctccgtAACCtctttttaagatgaggaaactcaggcccaGAGGGGACGGGACTCTTCCAAGCTCACGTGAGCAAGTGACGGGCTCATGACCCCAGGGATGAGGCGTGGGAGGGTCGCTGCAGCTCTCGATGAAGGACTAAGTCTGTAGGACACAAAAGGGGATGGCGCCAGGCCTGGGACCCAGACATGCCTTCTTCCTCAGAGAGTCACCCCTTCACTAATACAGACAGAGCCGTACGCAGAGAAGTGGGCTGTCAGCCGGGGTAGCTGGGCCCCGGCATCAGGGACACACCTGCCCCTCAGCCCACCTCCTGGCTCCCTCAGGGCCCGGAGGCCTCTGTCGGCCTCCACATGTGCACTTTCCCTCCCCTAGTCATCGGCTCCCAGAGTCAGACCTCTTTTCATTAACAGACAGTAAATTAGGGAAGCTGACCTTTCCCACCCCCCAGGACAAAAGTCGGAAGGCCAGTTGCCTTGGGAGCCTAGAGGCCTCTCCTTGTCCCCACCCCCGACTGCTCACCGGAGGACAGGGTCACCGAGGGAGTGGGGCTAAGGGAGACTCACCTTTTGCCCTTGTCTTAGGAATCTGAGAGCAGGGCACTGGCCCTGTGTCTTTGAACTTAACCCCTGGGTGCTCTTCCTTGTGGGAGTTCAGGGATTCGATGGGTTTTCAGTCTGACCGGGGCCAGCTGCCTCCCCTTCAGGAATGGGCTCAGTTTATTTCACCATTTGGGTGTGGGTCCCTACTTGGGCATgaaggggaggggcgggggaggagggggctggtcctccctgcctccagacAGGGCCCATCCTGGGCTTTGCTGCTGCCCCACCTGTTCTCCCAGCCTGGGCTGCAGTGGGTCACCGTCAGTCAACAGCTGGAAGAGCAGCAGAGCGATGTGGGTGGTCCCAGCCGACCACCCCTGCAGACCTTTAGCCCAGCTACTCCTGTGTAAGGCCTGCCTGGCTGAGTGTTAACTCTTGCCCTCCTTGCAAAGAAAGTGGGAGGGGGTGGCCCATGGGAGGTCCGGGGCTGGGACAGCTGGATCAGGCCTTGGCAGGGGCTTCTGGGGCACCAGATCGCTTGTTGCTTCTGCTCCGGGAAACAGGGCAGGCTTTGCCCCCATCCATTCCCTGTCCCCTCAACCCCACCCCCTTTTTCACTGGGAGAAGCACGGGGCAGGATCCTGGTGAACAGGAAGTGAGAACCGGCTTCTGGTCCGAGGCCTGGAGAGAATTCAGGCCTGGGTCTGCTCAGGACAGGACCAGTTTTCTGTGTCCTGCTTTCCAGGTTTCctctggggggtgagggggagctATTCTGTCACTCTCTGTCCCACTTCCTCCCCGAGCGCTGGCCCAGCCCAGTGATCCCGGAACACACAAACCGTGGGCCTTCCACCTCTCCTTGGTTGCTTCCTCCCCACCAGTGTCCTCTCTGAAAAGTGAATAGACCCCGCTAGGGGTCCTCAAGGTGGGGTGTGGGCTACGTGCCACTGGGAGTACAGGGAGAAAACCCTAGAACTCCTGGAGGTGGTTCTTTTTCATCTCATCctttgttttattcatatttttggtGTAAGTTTTACAGGAGACATTCCGTATTTGTGACGTGATGCTTGTGTGTAATTGATAAAATAGATGAAATTTGGGAGGATTGTGTTGAAACAGATTTTACCGACAGGAATATGCAGTCAACATATTTGGGCAAGCGGGGATCAGCAAACTtctcctgtaaagggccagatagtaaatattttaggctttatgggcCGAAGGGCCTCTGTCAAAGCTACTCAGCTCTGCAATGGAAGCAACCATAGGTAATGGGGAAATGAATGGTGagactgtgttccagtaaaactttatttctggacactgaaatttgaatgtcATAGAAATTTCACATGTTACCAATCTTACTCCTCTTAATTCTCCCCCAACTCCCCCATCCCTAGCTTCCAAACATTACAAAATGTAGAAACCGTTCTTAGCTCGCAGGCCGTGAGCAAACAGGCTGCAGGCCCGTGGACCagagtttgccaacctctgctctagatcactggttctcaaacttgagcctGCTTCAGACTCACCTGGGGGAATCTTTTAAAAGTGCATAGtaccccccacaaaaaaaaagaaagaaagaaggagagagagagagagagaaagaaagagaaaaaagtgcaTAGTCCAAAACCGAAGCCCTGATTTTGTAGATTCTGTGGAAGGTCCTGGAACCTGCATTCTAACAAGCAGCTCAGGTGGGTTGGGAGCAGACAGTCTGAAGACCAGATCTTAAGAACGCAGCTCTGGGTCCCGGTGTGTTCAGTTCAGCCAGCCCTTGCTGAGGACCCTGGGGTGTGTGGCTTCTCTAGGCctctttttgcccatttttggaaccTGAGGAGAGAAGGAACTCATCTTCTAGATACCAACCCACCCTCAAGGGAGGGCCTGGCATTTCTTTGCCCTGCAGGCTAGGGTCCTCAGCAGAACTCTGCAAGGTCATGCCCACAAGAGGCAGAGTCGCCTGCTGGTTAAGAGCACAGTCTCTGGAGTCTCTGTGAGCATGGGTAACTCATGCTGCTTGTCGGTGCCTTCGTTTCCTTCTTGTCTGTTAAATGGCAACTATACTGTACCCCCTTGTAGGTGCTGTCAAGGTAAAACGAGCGTGTGATGCAgaacacctagcacagtgcctggcacctagtaggtgctcaataaacaggaGTTGCTGCTTTTGCTGCTGTGGACCAGTGTGAAAGCAGGGTAGCCCTAGCCCCTGCCACAGGCACAGAAAAATGACCACTTATATTAGTCTGGTGCTTTAGTTTACGTGGCCCTtttacatccattatctcattgcATCCTTCAGCAACCCCTGTAAAGTGGAAATGGAGGTGTAGCAAGGTTAAGTGCTTGTTCAGGGGCACATAGCTGGTACGCCCCCAACAAGAACCCAGCTCTCTTTGCCTGGAGACCTCCAGGAGTCTCTCCCGTCCCCGGATCTTGAGTGGCAGCGGAAGGGGAACTTTGGTTGGTTTGCTGTGGGTCCTTCACCCAGCACTTTCTGCCCCCGCAGATAAAATACCACGAAGAGTTCGAGAAGAGCCGCATGGGCCCCAGCGGGGGTGAGGGCCTGGAGCCGGAGCGCCGAGATCCCCAGGACACTGGCTACCGGCGGCCCCAGGAGCAGCAGCCTCACCACATCCCAACCAGCGCCCCAGGTGAGCGTGAGGCCGGTGAGGGCAGAGGACCTGAGGCCGGGCCGGCTGCAGGGcggggaggaggtgagagggaagcctcgtgtacacacacacacccccaggcCCCATCCCTACCGAGGGCACAGGCACCAGGGTCAGGGCCCGTTCTGGGCTCCCAGCGCCACGGGGGGAGACGCAGCCCCTGCTGCAGAATACGCGGCACCAGCAAATGTGCACACAGAGACAGAAGCCTTTGAGCAGCGTGGCGGTTGAGTGAGGTGACGGGCGGTGGGAATACATGGCATGGGCTTCGTGGAAGAAGGGATCAGGCTGGCTTTGGCAAGACAGTTTCTGAGCCCGTCTCCTGCCGGCTTCCAGTTTACCAGCAGCCCCAGCAGCAGCAGGCAGCCCAGTCCTACGGTGGCTACAAGGAGCCTGCAGCCCCGGTCTCCATACAGCGCAGTGCCCCAGGCGGGGGCGGGGTGAGTAGCCCTGGCCGCGGGCAGAGGAGGTGTGGGAGGTGAGTGGGCCTAGGGGAGACTTCCTGGACGTAATTCTTGGACTTTCCTTAGAAAACCCACCCAGGAGGCCTGGCCTCCCCTGACCTTTGACCCCAGCTCCCTTGCCATCTGCAGATAATAGGGGTCTCAGCCTCTCGAGCAGAAAGGAAGTGTGGTATAGGGGGCAGATTGGGACCCAGTGTTCCAGCCACAGCTGTACATTGGGCAAGTCTCGTCTACCCAGCTCCCGGCCCACGTTCCTTTACTCCAGCTACCTGGGAGCGCACAAAGCACCTTTCTGCTTGGGGCCTTCCGGACTGCGCCCTGCTCCCCAGTCTCCATGACGACGACCCGCCAGGTCCCTCAGATCTCAGCTTGCCCCTGCCTGTGAGGCGCCCTCCCAAACCACCCTGTATCGAGTGGGTCTCCCCTGACGTGTCTGTCCTTCCGCCCCACTGGTTTCCTTCAGAGCACTCTCTCCACCTTAAAACAGTTCTCTGGGTTTGTCATCTTCTGACTGTCACCCCCACTGGACTTGACGCTCCATGTGGGCAGGGCAGTGTCTCTTCGGTTCACCTCCTCTGAGCCAGGCACAAAATGGGCACTCATCCATTTAGTGAATAAATTAACGAGCaaagtgggaggtggggtgggatcAGGCCTACCAGCCGTCAGACTTGAAGTTCGGTCTGTAAGTCCTGCTACTTATCCCAGTGACGGGTGCAGCCAAGCTCAGCTCCTCTGTGCCGGGTGCCTTGGAATTCAAAGTAGCTCATGTAGGAGCAGGAGGGACAATACTCCGAGAAATAAAGTAGCTTGAGATTAGTGGCCTGCTCGGGCCTCAGGCTCTGGCCACACAAACGAGGGAATGATTGTCAGTGCTATCTGGGGTGTCAGGTGGGCCGGAGAGGTAGCGTGAAGGATAAGGTTCCAGATAGAACAGCCGGTCCTTCCAGCACTCACTAAGCCTGTTCTGGACTGAAGGGATTTGGCTCTGAATAAAAGTCCACCTTCCTGCCCTCTTGAAGCTTACATTCCAGCCGGGAGACAAACACGAAAGCCAATAGATAAGTAGGTATGTAACAAAAGGTCAAAGATAAGCTGTGAAGAAAAAGATAGCCGaatgaggaggggagagaagagcaaAGTTCTCAGTAAAGTAAAGGAATGAGTGGTGGAGGAGAACAGCAattgcaaaggtcctgaggcaggaatgttCTAGGAAAGTTCAAGGATCAGCAGGAAGGCCAAGGTgaccagagaggggaagagggtaGGGAATGAGGTCTGATCATGCAGGAACTTGTAGGCCATAGGAAGGCCTTTGTGACTGGTGAGCTGTGCAGAGTAAGGGGTTtgacttgtgtttttaaaagatggctCTAGCAGCTGCGTTGAGAAGCAGCAATAGGAGGTTGAGGGCGGAAGCAGGGAGATGCGTTAGGCGGCTATTGCAGGATGCAGGCTTAGATGTGGTGACTTGGCCCAAGAGATTAAAGGCAGAGTTGGTGATAAGAGACCGAGGTCACTTCAGTCATTTCGTGAGGGTTGTGAACTCTTTTTCCATAGCCTTCGGGGCTCATGAAGCTGGTTTCTGCtgcgggggggaaaaaaagtttgaaatttcaTGCTGAAGAGGATAGGGGGCCTCTGAAGGATTTAAAGCCACGGAGTAACATCCTCAGGTTTGCATTTTGGAAAGTTCCCCCGAGATCACAATAGATGAACAGTTGGAGGAGGTAGACCGGAGGCTGGAAACAGAAGGTCTGAGCGGGGGTCCTGGTGGTGGGGCGAGGCAGTGGGGGCAGATCCCGGAGGTTTCTAATGGGCTCGTCCAGCCCCGGACCCACACTGATCCCAGAGCCTGGCCTGGGGGACCGTAAAGCCTGAGCTGACCCCCGGAGACAAGTCGATGTCAAGGGCAGTGAGGGTCAGAGGACGTTAGAATCTTGCCTACTTCCAAGATCACAGCTAGAGTTCATGTGTTTTTACTGGACATTTCCTAGAGCTGGGGCTTAAGCACAAGACTTTGGCTGAGGTTGGAAGGTGGGACCTGACAGATATGTCTTGTGTCACCTGGAGGTTTTTCTCACAGGAATTGGTCTTTGTCCTGAATTTGGGAACCAGATTCATCAACAgcttcaaaaaaagaagaaagactggTGCTTATAATAACACAGATAGggacttccccagcagtccagtggttaagattctgagcttccactgcaggggacacgggttcgatctctagtcggggaactaagatcccgcatgccacgcggggcggccaaaagaaaaaaaaaatgcagataatagAACACAGGACATGTCATATTTTTAACCTCTACCCAGCATGGTGTCTATCGGACATTACTGTGTTCCTGTTCCGAGAGACAGGGCAGAACTATTGTAACCTCCATCCCTGTTTGTGCCTGGCCCTTAGCAGACGCCAGATACATTGTTAAAAAGGTGGTTGCTCtcagaaaatgagacacagaggTGAGAAAATTCATGGCAGAGCCCAGCCCTTCCGTGTCTCCCAGCTCCTGGTCCACTCTGCTCTGGGGTCCCAGAGAGTTAGGCACCCCTGACTAACCGCGCCCCGACCCCTGCAGAGGCGGTACCGCGCCGTGTACGACTACAGTGCCGCCGACGAGGATGAGGTCTCCTTCCAGGACGGGGACACCATCGTCAACGTGCAGCAGATCGACGACGGCTGGATGTACGGGACCGTGGAGCGCACCGGCGACACGGGGATGCTGCCGGCCAACTACGTGGAGGCCATCTGAGCCCGCCGGGCGCCGCCCGCCCCATCCGTCTTCAGTGCATTCCGCAGCATCGCATCCGTCCTGGGCGTGACCTGTCCACCCTTTGgtgtctctgttttttaaaatctgcaacAGCTTGTTTATTCTCCCCCTCTTCCAGCTTCTTTTGCCAACCGAAGCCTTGTTCTGCCACTTTCGCGGCTCCTTCCTCTGGCAGGTTTTCCCCTTGACCAACttcttgattttctctctggatggaACAGGTGTGGACCGCTCTGGGGGAAGCCGAGGCCCGTGGGGCTGGTCTGGGGGGGCGACCCGTCAGCTCCCAGgcctctgccttctctctttaCTGCCCCATCAGCCGCTCCTGCCCACCTCCTCACACACCCAAACATTCCAGGCTGGGGTGAGCCCCAGACCCCCAGGACTCCCAGGGCGGCCGGGAGTTGCTCCCCACACTCCCGGGAGTGGGACCCACCGCCCTTGCCCCTGGGATGGGGACGGGGGTGGAGAGGTTGCCGCCGTCGTGCAGGGACCAGTGAGATGGGCTTTGCCTCTGCTTCTCAAAGATGGGGCTGTCAGCCCTCCAAGGGGCCCCCTCACCCCCCTCTCCCCAACTCAAGGGCAACAGAGGAGGGTGAAGTTCCTGCTTTGGGATTCATTCATCCCTCCCGACACGGTTCCTTTTCACACTGTGATTTTGCTCTGCTGCCCACCCGAGCCTGGTGTGGGCGAGCAGTTCCCCAGGAAGCTCGGCTTGGGTCCGGTTCTCACATTTCTTACTTTAGCGACAGCTGCAGGAAGGAGGGGAACGGGGTGTTCTCTCCGCAGCCCttttccctcactcccaccccggTCTCCAGGGTCCCTGGCTTGCCTCCTTGTGAAGGGTGGGGCAAGGAAGCCTCCCGTGAGATCTAGTTAGACAGGCCGCTCCTCCTGGCAAGGTGTCTCCAGGCCTTCCATggcctccccccctccccacttcccgcCCGACCCCAGCTGGACTATGCGAAACCACAGGACCCTCTGTACCTCCAGGACTTTGTTGCGGGGGAAGGAGCGAGTGTCTGCAGGTGTCTGCGACAGGCGAGGGTGAGTGTGAGCGTGAGAGAAGCGGGCGGGGTGCGGGCTGTGTGCAGAGCTGTCTTCCCCGATATTTTCTTCGAAACCCACAGTGAGAGGGGAGGACGCTGGGGGAGAGAAATTCCTTATGTTTTGGAGTGAAAAATCCCTCCTTCTATCCGTGAATGGAGGAAGCCCACCAACCCCCTTTCCAATGTGCCAGGCAGAAGtaaaggggagggggggtgtgcttggtgggggaggggtggggggaaggcttTGTGGCTCCAGGCATATTCTCTCCCCCATCTCTGTGTCCTGGGCCGCAGAATAGGGGGCCAGGGGACCCTGTGTCACCCGCACtgtctcccccgcccccgccacccTGCCCAGGCTCGCTCCCCATTTACTTAAAGCCTCCTTGAAGCAAAGGGAGAGGGTCCCAGGGCTAGAAAACTGGAAGCACAGACCCAGGATGAGGAAGGGAAAGATGGTGCTATCTATCTCCAAGTCCCTTCTCTTGCTCGTTGGTGGCTGTGACGACCCTTGCCTGGCTTtattcatctctgggctttcttgtCACCCTTCTGGGTCTCCCCCTCCCATCTTCACCCCGAGTCCGCTGACTCAGGCCCCACGGTTGACATCTTTGCGTCCTTGTGCCCTGCAGGCATATTTAACATCAAGTCCTCACTGCTTGTGAGTTGACTTGGGAATATTTACCCCAAATCAGAGGCTTGAGCCCCTGCCTGACCAATCCCTTTCTGCCCTTGGCCAGAGCCAAGGTGAAGGCAGGTGGAGTGTCTTATATTGGGCAGTTTGGGGgatgagggaggcagagagggaacaaTTTTGGGAGCCTTGAGGGAGGCGCTGGTCCATTTTGTTTCCTCTTGATCTCAAAGCACAATGTGGATTCTGGGACCAAAGGTCAGAGACACATCCTGTTGGAGAACCTGCGGTTGGCAGGGTGgtgagagggtgggaggaggaccTGGGGGAGCAAGAAGTAGCCTGTTTTCACTCGGCTTAAATTTCCTTCCAAAACAAGGCAAGCCAGCCGCTGGAATCTTGCTGCCAGCCCTCTATGCCTCCCATCCTAAAAATAGGGGACCTTTTCTTACACACCCCCAGAGAGAGGAGGGACTGTCACACTGGTGCTGAGGGACCCAGGGGCTGCTGGGAGTCCGTATTCCTTTCCAGAACCATCCATCCCTAGAAGAGCACAGAACCTGAGGGCTGGGCCGAGTCCCTGGTCTTTTCTTACATTTCACAGGTTTTTTAGCTGATCTAATCCCAGGAAAGCAAAGCTAGAATGTGAATATAACTTTAGTGGACCAATAATAAAATGCAAGAAGCCCAATGGTGAGAAAAGTGAATTCTCTCAATATTGcttcctgttttcttcctcatGTCCCTCCAGGGAAGATTACTTTATTGCTTAATTTCCACCTTTTCCCCCCTCACATATGCACTTCTgggcctcttctttttttaatagctggagaaaaaaaataccacccCACAGacctgtatttaaaaagaaacagaaatgaccaTGTGAAATTTGCCTCTGTCCAAACATTtcatccgtgtgtgtgtgtgtgtgtgtgtgtgtgtgtgtgaagccgTCTGTTCATCTTTTTATATGGGGTGGTTGTCTTTCCTTGGTCTGTTTTGGTCCCCTCCCTCGTGGGCTTGTGCTTGGGATCAAATCTTTCTGGGCTGTTATGATTTTGAACATTTGACTTGGACCACAAGTGACTCTTTCTCCTGGTGActcaaataaaagtataatttttaccTGCGGACTTGGTTATCTCTCTGGCTCTGAGgtgctgctgtgtgtgtgtgtcccgtCTGCTTGGGGAGCATTGGCCCATCACCCTCCTGGGAGCTCTGCTGCCCTTCAGGGGGAGAATGACCAGCCTGGAAGCTGTCACCCTGGGAGGAAGGGAGCAGTGGTGTGTCTGCTCTGACGGGGGCCTTGGCACCTACTTCCTCCTTGTGGAGAACTCCTCACCGGCTGGCTCCTGGCTACATCCCTCTGCCCAGCTTGGTGACACTCCCAGAAGCTTCTTTGAGCTCCCATGTTCTCGTCTTAACTGTCTTACTTCCTTTGTAATGCACCTGTCTCCCCACTAGCCAGTGCGCTGTCAGGGCAGGTAATGGGGCTCATTCATCTTTCCAACCCCGCTgcctgcccagggctgggcacatagctgctcagcaaatgtttgctgaattaatgaatgagctcagcttgggggtgggggcagttttGGCTCTGCCTGACACAAAGGAGGAACTCAGCACGCGTTTGAGGAATGAAATGACAGATGGCCTGGGGACGGTCTGCAGTGGGATGACATGGGTGAAGTCATCCACAAGGTGCTCTGGCAACCCGAAGCAGCACTCACGATGTCTGACGAATGGATCTTAAacacacattttttccctttgacaTTATTACCAGCTCTGTGAGAGAAGTAACTACTGTGAtgtccatcttacagatggggtTCACTGAAGCCCAGAAACGCAGAAATGTTTGGTgggagtcacacagctggtggcaGGGCTGGAGGTGTTAGGACCCCAGTGTGATGCTCCCAGCCTCCCGCCATGACCTTGCCACATGCCCTTTGCCCCTCTCCCGGCAGTATCTCCCATGCTCCATTCTTTGCTCCAGGTGCCCTGGGTCTGACCTCTGACCAGGCACGGCAGCCAGCTTCCCCTCTTCTGCAGGGTTGGGAAAGGGACAGTGGTAGAGAAGGAGTCCAGATCCTTCAGCCCCAGCGTGGGCCCACCAGTCAGGCTTTGTGGAGAGGAGCATTGCCCACTCGGGCGCAGAACTAAGGCTTTCCCTGGCTTCCGGATAGCAGCAGGCTGGAGAGGAAAGGCCTTTCCCCAGAGTAAGCCTTTGTAATTAGGGGGCGAGGCGGCTGCCAGGCTGGAGCGGTGTAGCGAGTGGTGAGGCAGCACTGGGTAGGATAATTAAAGTCAGTACTGACACCTGCTCCCCTTCCGAAGGCGCAGGCTGCCTAATATTGCCCCAATAGCGGGGAATGAGTTGGCAAATCTTGCCTCCGTTGGCCTGCACCCTGTTGTCTGTGGAGCCTCTTCTCCCCAGGAGGCTTTAATCACCTCCGGAGTGATTTCAGGGACAGTCTGCTTGGGAGGGAACCAGCGCCAAGTCTCCACTCCCTAACAGCTCTGTTCCCTGCCCGCTGGAACCCATGCGGGGAATTTCTGGACCCCCTTCTAGAAATGGCCTAAGTTCCTGAGGCTTAGCATGACGAAGGGGTTGCTCATGCCCTCATTCTGGGTCCTTCAAAAGAACTAGCTGGGGTGGAGCCAAGGACACTAGGCCTCAGAGGTGACACAGGgagttttcgttttttttttttaatttagtaggAAATGAGGCAAAAGGCATAAAAATTACATAAGACATAACAGACTACCCCCCACCCAGCTTAAACTATAAAACACCAATTCTCCTTTCCCCTCAGAAGAAGCCACttgaagaataggaaaaagaatatatatatgtataactgagtcactttgctgtacagcagaaattaacacaacatagtgaatcaactatacttcaattaaaaaaaaaaaaagtcacttgagTTGCATTTCTAGACACCTACTGCAGAAGGATGGGCCTAACAGAGTTCTTTAGTGCCCTCTCTGGGTATAACACTGCAATGAGTTCTGAAGAGGCTATAAGAGG is a window encoding:
- the LASP1 gene encoding LIM and SH3 domain protein 1 — translated: MNPNCARCGKIVYPTEKVNCLDKFWHKACFHCETCKMTLNMKNYKGYEKKPYCNAHYPKQSFTMVADTPENLRLKQQSELQSQVRYKEEFEKNKGKGFSVVADTPELQRIKKTQDQISNIKYHEEFEKSRMGPSGGEGLEPERRDPQDTGYRRPQEQQPHHIPTSAPVYQQPQQQQAAQSYGGYKEPAAPVSIQRSAPGGGGRRYRAVYDYSAADEDEVSFQDGDTIVNVQQIDDGWMYGTVERTGDTGMLPANYVEAI